Proteins from one Niallia circulans genomic window:
- a CDS encoding response regulator transcription factor — translation MEKEIKILVVDDEERIRRLLKMYLEREDFMVEEAADGEAALKKALSVDYDIILLDLMMPGKDGMEVCKELREKKATPVIMLTAKGEEINRVQGFEAGTDDYIVKPFSPREVVLRVKALLRRSSPAVFVQSEPVAKDMIVFPALTIDNDAHRVLANGREVSLTPKEYELLYFLARSPDKVYDRELLLKEVWHYDFFGDLRTVDTHVKRLREKLNKVSEDAARMIVTVWGVGYKFEVSNG, via the coding sequence ATGGAGAAGGAAATAAAGATTCTTGTTGTAGACGATGAGGAGAGAATTAGAAGGCTTTTAAAAATGTATCTCGAAAGGGAAGATTTTATGGTAGAGGAAGCAGCTGACGGCGAAGCTGCTTTAAAAAAAGCTCTTTCTGTTGATTATGATATTATTTTACTCGATTTGATGATGCCTGGTAAGGATGGGATGGAGGTTTGTAAGGAGCTGCGGGAGAAAAAAGCGACACCAGTTATTATGCTTACAGCTAAAGGCGAAGAAATTAATAGAGTTCAAGGCTTTGAAGCAGGTACAGACGATTATATTGTTAAACCGTTTAGCCCAAGAGAAGTTGTTTTGAGGGTTAAGGCTCTTTTAAGGAGATCGTCTCCGGCGGTTTTTGTTCAAAGTGAACCGGTTGCAAAAGACATGATTGTGTTCCCGGCATTAACGATTGACAATGATGCCCACCGAGTATTGGCAAATGGCAGGGAGGTCAGCCTGACCCCGAAAGAGTATGAGCTATTGTATTTTCTTGCAAGGTCTCCGGATAAAGTATATGACAGGGAGCTGCTTTTGAAGGAAGTATGGCATTATGACTTTTTCGGCGATTTGCGAACAGTTGACACCCATGTTAAGCGTTTAAGAGAAAAGCTTAATAAAGTATCAGAGGACGCTGCCCGGATGATTGTTACAGTTTGGGGTGTAGGTTACAAGTTTGAGGTTAGCAATGGATGA
- a CDS encoding helix-turn-helix domain-containing protein encodes MTFIEVIVLYCLQRIKGERTIYSVLHILNGKKSAQTIQDIHIFKLKAIFQTFPSLSRANFDGIILSLKKKAWIHVGESGQSFVIHPEKEDSFKELLIEYPIPAHLNGWKYHRITVGFWERLSLAIQVASQLAKGNNRYMPVQRNIVVQAWMKQTLQDFPTERQKLNEHLFQELAECLEDEGVYPEYLICRLTGADHIGLTPEQAADNFRIDLSYYDMCFLSLLHLMLQKVLDQEGDFPILRKMILDDDSDFILTNSTKATYKLILQGCSLEEISNIRRLKMSTIEDHIAELVLNIPDFSIEEYVSKSKVAEITKIARDIASKSLKQIKQQLPDATYFEIRIVLAKLGGGMK; translated from the coding sequence ATGACCTTTATCGAGGTAATCGTGTTATATTGTTTACAAAGAATAAAGGGAGAAAGAACCATCTATTCTGTTCTTCACATCCTTAACGGCAAAAAATCAGCCCAAACAATTCAGGATATCCATATATTTAAGCTAAAAGCCATATTTCAAACATTTCCGAGTTTGTCGAGAGCAAATTTCGACGGCATTATCCTCTCTTTGAAAAAAAAGGCATGGATACATGTTGGTGAGTCAGGGCAAAGCTTTGTTATTCATCCTGAAAAAGAAGACTCTTTTAAGGAATTACTTATAGAATACCCTATTCCCGCCCATTTAAATGGCTGGAAATATCATCGAATTACAGTTGGATTCTGGGAGCGGCTTTCGCTCGCTATTCAAGTTGCGTCTCAATTAGCAAAAGGTAATAATCGGTATATGCCAGTTCAACGAAATATTGTCGTGCAAGCTTGGATGAAACAAACATTGCAGGATTTTCCTACTGAAAGGCAAAAGCTGAATGAACATCTTTTTCAAGAATTGGCAGAATGCTTGGAAGATGAGGGCGTTTATCCGGAATATCTTATATGCAGGCTGACAGGAGCAGACCATATTGGGCTGACCCCAGAACAAGCCGCAGATAATTTTAGGATAGATTTAAGCTATTATGATATGTGTTTTTTATCATTGCTGCATCTTATGCTTCAAAAGGTTTTAGATCAAGAAGGTGATTTTCCAATTTTGCGGAAAATGATACTAGATGATGATTCAGACTTTATCCTGACAAATTCAACAAAAGCCACCTATAAATTGATTCTGCAAGGCTGTAGTCTTGAAGAAATCAGTAACATTCGCCGTTTGAAAATGAGTACGATAGAAGATCATATCGCAGAACTCGTTTTAAACATTCCTGATTTTTCCATAGAGGAGTATGTAAGTAAAAGCAAAGTTGCAGAAATTACAAAAATTGCGAGAGACATTGCATCTAAGTCTTTAAAACAAATTAAACAACAGCTTCCAGATGCGACTTATTTTGAAATTAGGATTGTCCTTGCCAAATTAGGAGGTGGCATGAAGTGA
- a CDS encoding nucleoside recognition domain-containing protein yields MVNIIWVLLTVIGIVFAIFNGTIDEVNKAVFSGAKEAVTICIGLISVLVFWLGMMKIAEQAGLLKKLTNLFRPFVTKLFPEVPKDHPAMGYILSNMMANIFGLGNAATPLGIKAMEELKKLNGGKNNASNSMITFLALNTSSITLIPTTVIAIRINYDAASPTDIVGPTLIATIFSAISGILIDRYFYYRRMKRG; encoded by the coding sequence ATGGTTAATATCATCTGGGTGCTGCTGACTGTGATTGGAATTGTGTTTGCGATTTTTAATGGCACAATTGATGAAGTCAATAAAGCGGTCTTTTCTGGCGCGAAAGAAGCGGTCACAATTTGTATCGGATTGATAAGTGTCCTTGTCTTTTGGCTTGGCATGATGAAGATTGCCGAGCAGGCTGGTCTGTTAAAGAAGCTTACCAATTTGTTTCGTCCTTTTGTAACAAAGCTATTCCCCGAGGTACCGAAGGATCATCCAGCAATGGGGTATATCCTTTCTAATATGATGGCTAATATTTTTGGCTTAGGTAATGCAGCTACCCCTTTAGGCATTAAGGCAATGGAGGAGCTGAAAAAGTTAAATGGAGGCAAAAATAATGCAAGCAACAGCATGATTACTTTTTTGGCATTAAATACCTCCAGCATTACCTTAATTCCGACGACGGTTATTGCCATTCGCATTAATTACGATGCAGCTTCTCCAACAGATATTGTTGGGCCGACGCTGATTGCAACCATCTTTTCGGCAATAAGCGGTATATTAATCGATCGTTATTTTTACTATCGAAGAATGAAACGAGGATGA
- a CDS encoding D-alanyl-D-alanine carboxypeptidase family protein, translating into MKSKNLILSCIAVLLLLTLPQNASAQIYVSANSAILMEQESGRVIYEKDAHTQRRIASITKIMTAILAIESGKMNDMVTISENAVRTEGSSIYLKAGDKIPLEDLVYGLMLRSGNDAATAIAEYVGGSLDGFVYLMKQKAEEIGMKDTNFENPHGLDDHENHYSSAYDMALLTRYAMENDMYKKIAGTEKYRSENPDGDWDRVWKNKNKLLTGLYEYTTGGKTGFTKLAKRTLVSTAEKDGVELIAVTLNDPDDWDDHINMYESAFKEYKMALVVEKGKVKTKDSFYKNKLFIKEDIAYPITSKEEDGLEVKYKLSKVKSDWKKQEQHVPDIVGNAEIYLDGKLVDSTAIYYEHTKLKKNKSFFDHFKSMFLAVMGVEKDG; encoded by the coding sequence ATGAAATCAAAGAATCTAATCCTATCTTGCATCGCTGTATTGCTATTGCTGACGCTTCCGCAAAACGCAAGTGCACAAATCTATGTCAGTGCTAACAGTGCCATCTTGATGGAGCAGGAATCAGGACGAGTTATTTACGAAAAGGATGCGCACACTCAAAGAAGAATTGCGAGCATAACCAAAATCATGACAGCCATTCTTGCCATTGAGTCGGGAAAAATGAATGATATGGTGACAATAAGTGAAAATGCGGTCAGGACTGAAGGCTCTTCCATTTATCTAAAAGCTGGCGATAAAATTCCGCTGGAAGATTTGGTATACGGGTTAATGCTGCGATCTGGAAATGATGCAGCAACAGCAATCGCCGAATATGTTGGCGGAAGCTTAGATGGATTCGTTTATTTAATGAAGCAAAAAGCAGAAGAAATTGGGATGAAGGATACTAACTTCGAAAACCCACATGGATTAGATGATCATGAAAACCATTATTCCTCTGCTTATGACATGGCATTGTTAACAAGGTATGCAATGGAAAATGACATGTACAAAAAAATAGCGGGAACGGAAAAATACCGTTCGGAAAATCCTGATGGGGACTGGGACCGGGTTTGGAAAAACAAAAACAAGCTGCTTACAGGTCTTTATGAGTACACAACTGGAGGGAAAACAGGCTTCACAAAATTAGCGAAAAGAACGCTTGTATCAACTGCTGAAAAGGACGGGGTAGAGCTGATTGCAGTGACCTTAAATGATCCTGATGATTGGGATGATCATATCAATATGTATGAATCAGCATTTAAGGAATATAAAATGGCATTAGTGGTAGAAAAGGGCAAGGTGAAAACGAAAGACTCTTTTTATAAAAACAAACTTTTTATTAAAGAGGATATAGCCTATCCAATCACCTCTAAAGAGGAAGATGGACTTGAAGTTAAATACAAGCTGTCAAAGGTTAAGAGTGACTGGAAAAAGCAGGAGCAACATGTGCCTGATATTGTTGGCAATGCGGAAATTTATTTAGATGGCAAGCTAGTTGATAGTACTGCAATTTATTATGAACATACCAAATTGAAAAAAAATAAAAGCTTTTTTGATCATTTTAAGAGTATGTTTCTAGCGGTTATGGGAGTAGAGAAGGATGGTTAA
- a CDS encoding ferredoxin translates to MAKYTIVDKDTCIACGACGAAAPDIYDYDDEGLAFVMLDDNEGTVEVPEVLLDDMLDAFEGCPTDSIKVSDESFDGDALKYE, encoded by the coding sequence ATGGCAAAATATACGATTGTTGATAAAGATACATGCATTGCTTGTGGTGCATGTGGAGCTGCAGCTCCTGATATCTATGATTACGATGATGAAGGTTTGGCATTCGTAATGCTTGATGATAACGAAGGTACAGTCGAGGTTCCTGAAGTGTTGCTTGACGATATGCTTGATGCATTTGAAGGCTGCCCAACAGATTCCATTAAAGTTTCTGACGAATCGTTTGATGGCGACGCATTAAAATACGAATAA
- a CDS encoding M23 family metallopeptidase: MGDFIRRLLIAAIMLLFVSLLFLGGKASEAQSPSLSERTKGWTWPSEGMISDTFNTRNGDHKGIDIAGDLGASVYAVDKGLVVKSYYSQSYGNVIFIKHENGLETVYAHLNERLVVENQNVEMGDMIGKMGNTGRSSGVHLHFEIHENEWTVTKENAINPILALGDADVGQTVEAAAKPARQEAAQAKRKQAQKDMTTKVENEKKSEAEEKEKEIEKAKSETLEITVEEPVEYDPELGQVPYKKAIYYIKENEISKILGELPALQAPKSITIQQFNEVQQKKERSIRAPFTTYYE, from the coding sequence ATGGGAGACTTTATCAGACGGCTGCTCATAGCTGCAATAATGCTTCTGTTTGTCAGCTTGTTATTTTTAGGCGGCAAAGCTTCAGAGGCCCAATCACCTTCACTGTCTGAACGTACAAAAGGATGGACTTGGCCAAGTGAAGGGATGATCTCAGATACTTTTAATACGAGAAATGGCGATCATAAGGGAATTGACATTGCAGGGGATTTAGGGGCTTCCGTATATGCTGTAGACAAAGGACTAGTTGTGAAATCCTATTATTCCCAAAGCTATGGAAATGTAATTTTCATAAAGCATGAAAATGGGTTAGAAACAGTGTATGCTCATTTAAATGAACGACTAGTTGTGGAAAATCAAAATGTGGAAATGGGAGATATGATTGGGAAAATGGGCAATACAGGAAGGTCTTCAGGTGTCCATTTACACTTTGAGATACATGAAAATGAATGGACGGTAACAAAGGAGAATGCCATTAATCCAATCCTTGCATTAGGAGATGCAGATGTGGGACAGACAGTCGAGGCCGCAGCAAAACCAGCAAGGCAGGAAGCCGCTCAAGCCAAAAGAAAACAAGCACAGAAGGATATGACGACAAAAGTAGAAAATGAGAAAAAAAGCGAAGCTGAAGAAAAAGAAAAAGAAATTGAAAAAGCAAAATCAGAAACACTGGAAATTACGGTAGAAGAACCGGTTGAATATGACCCTGAGTTGGGCCAAGTTCCATATAAAAAAGCAATTTACTACATAAAAGAAAATGAAATAAGTAAAATTCTTGGTGAGTTGCCTGCGCTGCAAGCTCCAAAAAGCATTACTATTCAGCAGTTCAATGAGGTGCAGCAGAAAAAGGAAAGAAGTATTCGTGCACCGTTTACTACCTACTATGAGTAA
- a CDS encoding ATP-binding protein — translation MMFWRSVVFKLWFTFLLLITVVLIILTVMLLEYFEQYHMELSKKELTSNAVKASSMLEQHPDIGMDIVWELLDESAAAAIVTDSNIAISPDSEYSKETLESALARQDLKTAITRNKQTIKTIELRDSRTNDKIEVTISAVPILNDNKAVGAVYVFQNLSVLNDTKNSTTKFIVLAAVVAIILTTIFAFFLLTRITAPLRKMREAAMELARGNFETTVPIWSQDEIGELSIAFNQMAKRLNFNVNALSQEKEQLGNILSGMADGVLTFNKNGSLLIINPPAERFLQYWHYEQGSSEPLQEQVPDEVKELFHLAIGTGEEQIAEMKLSHKSWVIIVSPLYNQDQIRGAIAVIRDMTEERKLDKLRNDFIANVSHELRTPISMLQGYSEAIVDNIAQTEEEKQEMAQIIYDESLRMGRLVNELLDLARMEAGHLELMLESVEMSSFFHRVSRKFNAIAKEKNIDMTMDIQEDMKPFTMDVDKMEQVVTNILDNCIRHTQEKGTVTLNAKSDDVGIYLEIQDSGVGIKEEDLPYIFERFYKADKARTRGNSGTGLGLAIAKNIIEAHNGHISVTSKYGQGTTFFIFLPRNVE, via the coding sequence ATGATGTTTTGGAGAAGTGTTGTATTTAAGCTTTGGTTTACTTTTTTACTGCTGATTACTGTTGTGTTAATCATACTTACTGTTATGCTCCTAGAATATTTTGAGCAATACCATATGGAATTATCGAAAAAAGAGCTTACTAGCAATGCGGTCAAAGCGTCAAGCATGCTCGAACAGCACCCCGATATCGGGATGGATATCGTCTGGGAGCTTCTGGATGAATCTGCGGCAGCTGCCATTGTGACAGACAGTAACATCGCTATTTCTCCTGACAGTGAGTATAGCAAGGAAACTTTGGAGTCTGCACTAGCCCGTCAGGATTTAAAGACTGCTATTACGAGGAACAAACAGACTATTAAGACAATTGAATTAAGGGATAGCCGGACGAATGACAAAATCGAGGTTACCATCAGCGCTGTCCCAATCTTAAACGATAATAAAGCTGTCGGAGCTGTTTATGTTTTTCAAAATTTGTCTGTCCTTAATGATACTAAAAACTCGACAACTAAATTTATCGTGTTAGCGGCAGTGGTTGCCATCATTCTTACAACCATTTTTGCGTTCTTTTTACTTACGAGGATTACGGCTCCTCTCCGCAAAATGCGTGAGGCTGCGATGGAGCTTGCAAGAGGAAACTTTGAAACAACTGTACCGATATGGTCTCAAGATGAAATTGGAGAATTGTCCATTGCCTTCAATCAAATGGCAAAACGCCTTAATTTCAATGTGAATGCATTAAGCCAGGAAAAGGAACAGCTTGGCAATATATTAAGCGGTATGGCAGACGGTGTGCTGACCTTTAATAAAAATGGCAGCTTGCTTATAATAAATCCACCTGCTGAAAGGTTTCTTCAATATTGGCATTATGAACAAGGCAGCAGTGAGCCGTTACAAGAGCAAGTTCCGGATGAGGTAAAGGAGCTTTTCCATTTGGCCATCGGCACAGGAGAAGAGCAAATTGCTGAAATGAAGCTTTCTCATAAATCATGGGTTATTATTGTAAGTCCCCTTTATAATCAAGACCAAATAAGAGGGGCGATTGCTGTTATAAGGGATATGACAGAGGAGCGAAAGCTGGACAAGCTGCGAAATGATTTTATCGCAAATGTGTCTCATGAATTACGAACACCTATCAGCATGCTTCAGGGCTACAGTGAGGCAATTGTTGATAATATTGCTCAGACGGAGGAAGAAAAGCAAGAAATGGCCCAGATTATTTATGATGAATCACTTAGAATGGGTCGCCTTGTCAATGAACTGCTTGATTTGGCAAGGATGGAGGCAGGGCATCTAGAGCTGATGCTTGAATCGGTTGAAATGAGCTCCTTTTTCCATCGAGTTTCCAGAAAGTTCAATGCGATTGCAAAAGAAAAAAATATCGACATGACGATGGATATTCAAGAGGATATGAAGCCATTTACGATGGATGTTGATAAAATGGAGCAGGTTGTCACAAATATTCTTGATAATTGCATCAGACATACGCAAGAAAAAGGAACAGTCACGTTAAATGCAAAGTCGGACGATGTCGGGATTTATTTAGAGATACAAGATAGTGGTGTTGGAATTAAGGAAGAGGATCTGCCTTATATATTTGAACGGTTTTATAAAGCTGACAAGGCAAGGACGAGAGGCAACTCAGGTACAGGGTTAGGTTTAGCTATTGCTAAAAATATCATTGAGGCCCATAATGGCCATATTTCTGTAACGAGCAAATATGGGCAAGGAACGACATTTTTTATCTTTTTGCCCCGAAATGTTGAATAA
- a CDS encoding ECF transporter S component yields the protein MIRKKMNVRKFVLIGMMSSLSFVLMLVQFPLPVFPTFLKLDFSDLPALITALILGPVAGILVELIKNILDYFVMSSETGIPVGHLANFIAGTAFILPAYFIYNKFKTKQGMVVGLISSVLVMSVALSVFNYFVLLPVYMKLMAIDPMSSAEMRGYIISLILPFNLVKGIIVSGLFMIIYAKMKVWITKQAQYRRVA from the coding sequence ATGATAAGAAAGAAAATGAATGTAAGAAAATTTGTATTAATTGGGATGATGAGCAGCCTTTCATTTGTGCTTATGCTTGTCCAATTCCCGCTACCGGTATTTCCGACCTTTTTAAAATTGGATTTCAGTGATTTACCGGCATTGATTACGGCTTTGATACTCGGTCCGGTTGCTGGAATATTAGTGGAGCTAATTAAAAACATTCTAGATTATTTTGTAATGAGCAGTGAAACTGGGATACCTGTAGGTCATTTGGCGAATTTTATTGCTGGTACGGCTTTTATCCTGCCTGCATACTTTATATATAATAAATTTAAAACAAAACAAGGCATGGTTGTGGGATTAATCTCAAGCGTACTTGTTATGAGTGTTGCCCTGAGTGTATTCAACTATTTTGTACTGCTTCCTGTTTATATGAAACTAATGGCAATTGACCCAATGTCCTCTGCCGAAATGCGCGGATATATAATTTCGCTTATCCTGCCATTTAACTTGGTAAAAGGCATCATTGTATCAGGGCTATTTATGATCATCTACGCGAAAATGAAAGTGTGGATCACTAAGCAGGCACAATATCGAAGAGTTGCATAA
- the sigX gene encoding RNA polymerase sigma factor SigX gives MDSVFDELYKKYHHDVFQFLFYMVSHKETAEDLMQEVYIRVLKSYDRFEGKSAEKTWLFSIARNVAIDHFRKHKNWKDRIMEKFDWSKQQIKADDSLPEELAILSEEVQHLYKVLKVCTLDQKMVIILRYIQERSIIETAETLGWTESKVKTTQHRALKALKKHMEEWSREEEYNEKKQLER, from the coding sequence ATGGACTCCGTTTTTGATGAACTATATAAAAAATATCATCATGACGTTTTTCAATTTTTATTTTATATGGTCAGCCATAAAGAAACAGCAGAGGATTTGATGCAGGAGGTATATATACGGGTATTAAAATCTTATGATCGGTTTGAAGGGAAAAGCGCAGAAAAGACGTGGCTTTTTAGTATTGCACGAAATGTAGCAATCGATCATTTTCGTAAGCATAAAAACTGGAAAGACAGAATTATGGAGAAGTTTGATTGGTCAAAGCAGCAAATCAAAGCCGATGATTCGTTGCCAGAGGAATTGGCAATACTGTCTGAAGAAGTTCAACACCTATATAAAGTGTTGAAAGTATGTACACTTGACCAAAAAATGGTCATTATTCTTCGCTATATCCAAGAGCGTTCCATCATTGAAACAGCAGAAACTCTCGGCTGGACAGAGAGCAAGGTGAAAACGACCCAGCACCGTGCTCTGAAAGCATTAAAGAAGCATATGGAGGAATGGAGCAGAGAGGAGGAATACAATGAAAAAAAACAATTGGAGCGATGA
- the rluB gene encoding 23S rRNA pseudouridine(2605) synthase RluB — MERLQKVIAHAGIASRRKAEELIQDGRVTVNGKVVKELGVKVGSNDKIEVNGVPIEREEPVYFILYKPRGVISSVNDDKGRKVVTDYFSEIPARIYPIGRLDYDTSGIILLTNDGEFANTMMHPKGEVEKVYVAKIKGIPMREKIKQLEKGVMLEDGKTAPAKAKVLSVDKKKGTSIVELKIHEGRNRQVRRMFEAIGTPVLKLKRERYSFLNLNGLTPGDARELTAHEVKLLRTEANKKR; from the coding sequence ATGGAAAGACTGCAAAAGGTAATTGCTCATGCTGGGATAGCATCACGAAGAAAAGCAGAAGAATTAATCCAAGATGGAAGAGTTACTGTAAATGGAAAAGTTGTCAAGGAATTAGGCGTGAAGGTTGGTTCAAATGATAAGATTGAAGTGAATGGGGTTCCGATTGAAAGGGAAGAGCCTGTTTACTTTATATTGTACAAGCCACGCGGCGTCATTTCGAGTGTTAACGATGATAAAGGCAGAAAGGTTGTAACAGATTACTTTTCTGAAATACCGGCAAGGATATATCCAATTGGCCGTCTTGACTATGACACATCCGGGATTATTTTGCTGACAAATGACGGCGAATTTGCCAACACAATGATGCACCCTAAAGGCGAAGTGGAAAAGGTTTATGTAGCGAAAATCAAAGGCATTCCAATGCGAGAAAAGATTAAGCAATTGGAAAAAGGTGTGATGCTTGAGGATGGTAAAACGGCACCTGCAAAAGCAAAAGTATTATCAGTAGATAAGAAAAAAGGAACATCTATTGTCGAACTGAAGATTCATGAAGGCAGAAACCGCCAAGTGCGTCGGATGTTTGAAGCAATCGGAACACCTGTCTTAAAACTGAAAAGGGAAAGATACTCATTCTTGAATTTAAATGGCTTGACTCCTGGGGATGCCAGAGAATTGACAGCGCATGAAGTAAAGCTGCTACGCACAGAAGCTAATAAGAAGAGATAA
- a CDS encoding spore maturation protein — MQIISLLSVWMIPSLICFILLYGTYKRVPTYESFVEGGKEGISMAFSIIPFLVGMLVAISVFRASGALEFFMGFLKPALDFFGVPSEVAPLAFIRPISGNAALGMTSDLIATYGADSYIGRLAATIQGSTDTTFYVLTVYFGAVGIKKMGDALKVGLLADLVGFVAAVVVVTLMFGR; from the coding sequence ATGCAGATTATTTCACTTTTATCCGTTTGGATGATTCCTTCTTTAATTTGCTTTATTCTCCTTTATGGGACGTACAAGCGTGTCCCGACATATGAAAGCTTTGTAGAAGGTGGTAAAGAGGGAATATCAATGGCTTTTTCCATTATTCCCTTTTTAGTCGGGATGCTTGTGGCCATTTCAGTATTTCGGGCGTCAGGAGCATTGGAGTTTTTTATGGGCTTTTTGAAGCCTGCCTTGGATTTTTTTGGAGTGCCATCAGAGGTCGCTCCTCTAGCGTTTATTCGTCCTATTTCGGGAAATGCTGCTTTAGGGATGACAAGCGATTTAATTGCGACATATGGTGCAGATTCTTATATTGGCAGATTGGCAGCGACAATCCAAGGAAGTACAGATACAACCTTTTATGTGCTGACAGTTTACTTTGGCGCTGTTGGTATAAAAAAAATGGGTGACGCACTTAAGGTAGGCTTACTTGCAGACCTTGTAGGATTTGTTGCAGCAGTCGTCGTGGTGACATTAATGTTTGGAAGATAA
- a CDS encoding RecQ family ATP-dependent DNA helicase, with amino-acid sequence MNLESKLYEFFSLSSFRPGQKEAITALLEQQHTLAMLPTGTGKSLVYQLPGKLLKGTVIIISPLLSLMQDQVEQMKMNGEKSVVAINSFLTWHERTEVIKHIHQYKFVFISPEMISSEFILNILKKLEIGLFVIDEAHCISQWGYDFRPEYQNLGNVRNQLGNPLTLALTATATPSIRDDIKASLSLVDVKEVIYSVDRPNIALKAEMLAGGLEKKKRLEELTDDLQGPGIIYFSSKRLAEQMAAELKRKSGKRINAYHGGMSQEDRILIQQQFLNGQLDIVCATSAFGMGINKDNIRFVIHYHFPTQVESFLQEIGRAGRDRKESISILLYVPGDEMLAYQLIETELPNELQLQQFKRSLLQYSTYEEWSKKELTLMVGQFSETQWRILAANVQPEGKTVKEIIGKLEDFAQYCASRLTIKKQSIQHMLSWVYLKSCRRAFLTGYFEETEISMNPVCCDNCGFSLDSFYSKEKTNNGRNNEMDSWKKKLAIILSMKSGSAYE; translated from the coding sequence GTGAATTTAGAAAGTAAGCTATATGAATTTTTTTCTTTATCTTCCTTTAGGCCAGGACAAAAGGAAGCAATAACGGCCCTGTTAGAACAACAGCATACATTGGCAATGCTTCCGACAGGTACTGGGAAGTCATTGGTTTATCAGTTGCCAGGAAAACTGCTTAAGGGAACTGTCATCATTATTTCACCTTTGCTGTCATTAATGCAGGATCAAGTTGAGCAAATGAAGATGAATGGAGAAAAAAGCGTTGTTGCTATTAATTCCTTTCTGACATGGCATGAGCGTACTGAAGTAATTAAGCATATACACCAATACAAATTTGTTTTTATTTCCCCAGAAATGATTAGCTCTGAATTTATATTAAATATATTAAAAAAACTGGAAATAGGCTTATTTGTTATCGATGAAGCACATTGTATTTCCCAGTGGGGATATGATTTTAGGCCAGAATATCAAAACTTAGGTAATGTGCGCAATCAATTGGGTAATCCATTAACATTGGCACTAACTGCAACTGCAACTCCCAGTATTAGGGATGATATTAAAGCAAGCCTATCATTAGTAGATGTGAAGGAAGTGATCTACAGTGTTGATAGGCCCAATATCGCCTTAAAAGCGGAAATGCTTGCTGGAGGATTAGAGAAAAAGAAAAGACTTGAGGAGCTAACAGACGATTTGCAAGGTCCGGGCATAATTTATTTTTCAAGTAAAAGGCTGGCAGAGCAAATGGCAGCAGAATTAAAGCGGAAAAGTGGCAAACGGATTAACGCCTATCATGGCGGTATGTCACAAGAAGACAGGATACTGATTCAGCAGCAGTTTTTAAACGGTCAGCTTGATATTGTTTGTGCAACAAGCGCCTTCGGTATGGGAATAAATAAGGATAATATCCGCTTTGTCATCCATTATCATTTTCCGACACAGGTTGAATCATTTTTGCAGGAGATTGGCAGAGCTGGCAGAGACCGGAAGGAAAGCATCTCTATACTTTTATACGTGCCTGGTGATGAAATGCTCGCATACCAGCTTATTGAAACAGAGCTGCCAAATGAGCTGCAGTTACAGCAATTTAAAAGGTCTCTTTTGCAATACTCTACCTACGAGGAATGGTCTAAAAAAGAACTAACCTTGATGGTGGGTCAATTTTCTGAAACGCAATGGAGAATACTTGCGGCGAATGTTCAGCCAGAAGGGAAAACGGTCAAGGAAATTATCGGTAAGCTGGAAGATTTTGCTCAATATTGTGCAAGCAGGCTTACGATAAAAAAACAAAGTATTCAACATATGTTATCTTGGGTCTATTTGAAGTCATGCCGACGCGCGTTTTTAACAGGATATTTCGAGGAAACTGAAATTAGCATGAATCCCGTGTGCTGTGACAATTGCGGATTTAGTTTAGATAGCTTCTATTCAAAGGAAAAAACAAACAATGGAAGAAACAATGAGATGGACAGCTGGAAAAAGAAGCTTGCCATTATTTTAAGTATGAAAAGTGGATCTGCTTATGAATAA